Proteins encoded in a region of the Mycolicibacterium chitae genome:
- a CDS encoding SufE family protein: protein MPAPLAEVVSDFTEVEGQDKLRLLLEFAEELPPLPADLEEAAMEPVPECQSPLFLHVDAADPEHVRLFFSAPPEAPTTRGFAGILATGLDGQTKVDILAVPDDFYTELGLAALISPLRLRGMSAMLARIKRRLR from the coding sequence ATGCCCGCGCCGCTGGCCGAGGTGGTCTCCGACTTCACCGAGGTCGAGGGGCAGGACAAGCTGCGGCTGCTACTGGAGTTCGCCGAGGAGTTGCCGCCGCTGCCGGCCGACCTCGAGGAGGCGGCCATGGAACCGGTACCCGAATGCCAGTCGCCGCTGTTCCTGCACGTCGACGCCGCCGATCCCGAGCACGTCCGGCTGTTCTTCTCCGCCCCGCCCGAGGCGCCGACCACGCGGGGCTTCGCCGGGATCCTGGCGACCGGACTCGACGGGCAGACCAAGGTCGACATTCTCGCGGTGCCCGACGACTTCTACACCGAGTTGGGCCTGGCGGCGCTGATCAGCCCGCTGCGGCTGCGCGGCATGTCGGCCATGCTGGCGCGGATCAAGCGGCGTTTGCGGTAG